The genomic stretch CGCTTAAGCTTGCGGAGCGCGGCCCCACGAAGAAGCGCGTGCTGGAGAAGGTGATCGATTTCGTGACGACATTCATCAAGGGATTCGCGGCGTAATGGCGAAGGTTACCGTCAATATCCGAAACTTCAAAGGCGCTTACGCTCACCTGAACGGCGAGCAAAGTATCGAGGTGTCCCGACGGGCGATCTTGCGGGCGTCATTGACGTTGGGGTTCCAAGATTATGGTGGATACTTGGCCTCGAAACCTCGACTGAGAACGCATCGCTACCTTTCAGGGCTTACGGCGCTAAATTGCCTGAATCAAGTGGCAGGCAATTGGGTCCTCGACGACTTTTTCGAAGATCTCGACGGTTCAGAAAAGAACCCCGAAAGCTACGGACATGGAATGATCTTCGCTAAGCTCGTCGCTGAGCGGTTTCTAGGCGTTCCTTGGCTGGCCCACGTGGATGACATGAAGAAAAAGGGCCTGTTGAAGACGACGGCAACAACTAGGGAGCGCGGCGACATGGGGGGGCGTTGTAATCAGGGACATTGGCACGTGATCGAAGCCAAGGGAAGATCTAGCTCTTACCCATCAAAGGTTGTCGAGGACGCGAAGCATCAGGCCGCTTGCGTCAAGAGCGTTACAAAGAAGAAGCCCCGGACCAACTCGGCATGCATAGTGTCCCTGTGGACTGATCCAATCGATGTTTTGCTGGATGATCCTCCTGCGGAGGGGGCGACGTCTTGGGATTTTGAAGAGAGCGACTTTTGGAAGCACTACTATGGCAATTTGGCGGCCTATATTCGTGACGCGCCGCAAGAAGCTCCCTTCCCGACGATTTTTGAAGACTACGTTTTCACCTCATTGTCTCCGTTTCTGGAGGAGTTGAGCCCGGAAGTGAGAAAGGCTTTCTCGCCATTGCCGGAGATCATCGGACTCCCAAGGAAAATTGTTTCCGATCCAGCCGCCGCGGGAGAGCTTTTCGAAGGCCGGCCACTAGAGGAGTTCAGCCAGATCGCACCCGATGGGGTGGCTTTGCTTGGGCCTTTTGGGAGAGTCGAGAGATTAAGTAGACCTGAGATGTAAGGACGGCGGGTTGCACGGGAATACCCCTAAGAATCTCCCTCAAATCGTGCTCCCCATGGCGGTGGAGTTGCGCTACATTCCATCGTTCCCATGGAGGAAGAGACCGATACCTACCTTTGCCCTGGTTGCGACCGGGAAGTCCGCGTTGGGTCGCGGGGGTGCCCGCATTGCAACGCCGATGCGCCGGGCAAGCGGCTGCTTCGGAAGAAGCAGCGGCCGAAGGCGGCGGCGAAGCGGGCGCGGGTCCGGAAGAGTTGGGAGCAGGATCCGAGCTACGACGGGCTGGATTTGCCGGACGAGGACTTCGATTATGACGACTTCGTGGCGAGGGAGTTCGGGCACAAGCCACACCGGAAGATCGGGATCAAGTGGTACTGGTGGGTGACGGCGATCGTGGTGGTGGTGTTGATCGTGCTGGCGGGGTTTGAGTTGGGAGGGTGGGGGAGAAATGCTTGGAAGTGAAGAAGAGTGCCGGGTGATCGGTGATCAGTGATCGGTGGAAGAATGAATTGAACCGCCAAGACGCCAAGTTCGCCAAGGTAGAGGGGATTGGGGATTGGTGGAAAGGCCCCGGACTGGTGAGGGAACGAACCGCGGAGGCGCGGAGATGGGGAGGTGCCGGGTGATTGGTGGAAGAGCCCCGGACTGGTGGGGGGACGAACTGCGGAGTCGCGGAGAGAGCGCGGAGGGCGGGGATGGGTAGGTTTTGAACCGCCAAGACGCGAAGTTCGCCAAGGAGAAGGGATTGGGACGGCTTGGATTCTGTATGCGAGGGGTTGGAGGGTGGAGAGCGGTGGTCAAACATGGTTTGGACGCGCGGGGTGGTGGACGAATCTGTGGAGGTGAGGGGATTAGTTATTGGGATATTGGGGATTGGTGGAAAGGCCCCGGACTGGTGAGGGTGCGAACCGCGGAGTCGCGGAGGTCGCGGAGGTCGCGGAGGGACGCGGAGAGGAGGAAGGGTGGAAAGGCAGTGAGTGAACCGCCAAGACGCCAAGTGCGCGAAGGGAGATGGGATTGGGGGCGCTCTTGTAGTCGGTAGGTCAAGTGAAGGCTGAACGGCTGTGAAGGACTACTCGGCCGGAATGGGGGGGGAAGTGTGTCCGGGAATGAACGGGACAGTAAGGTCCCGGCTCTTTATTTTCGCGAGGCTCGCGTCCCCTAAGTAGCAGCGACTTTACTGTCGCTTTGGCCGATTTGGAAACCGGCGCTCCCGGGGGGCGGGTGGCGCGGTGGTGTGGCTAATGGCGCACTCGTGAAGTGGGAAACAACTCCTGCTGGTGTTGTCGAACGCAGGATTTCCGCCGGCCGCGGGGTGGGTTCGGCCGCACGCGGAGCGATGCGGACCACGTTGGCGGGCGGTGCGTGCGCGCGGGATGACCCGTAGCCGTGAGGTGGGTTCGGCCGCACGCGGAGCGATGCGGACCACTTTGGGGATCCCAGGTCGGGACCACAGGGATGCGGCTGGTGCCGCTAGTTGGCGACGGTCATAGACTCGCCGCTACATGATGTGGGTCATGGGGCAATGGGTTCGGCGCGGGCGCGGTAGAAGCGGGTGGGCTCGGCGTCGTCGGGGTCGGTGATGGTGATGAGGCCGGTGGATTCGCTGGTGAAGCCGGGGCCTGTGGGGGGGGCTCCGTTTGCGGACTCGGCGAGGGTTTGCCAGGTGGTGAGTTCGTCGGCGGCCTCGACGATGAGGCGGTAGCCGCGGGCGTGGGGATTGCGGGTGAGGGCGAGCTGGGTTTCGCCGGCGGGGGTGCGGGTGAATTGGAGGCCGGGGCTGGCAGGGGCGGGGGTGAGGGGATCGCCGTCGGTGAGGTAGTCGATGAGGTTCGGCAGGCCATCGCCATCGGCGTCGGCTTGGTCGCCGGAGATGGTGGGGTCGGCGAGCTGTGGCGCGCTGAAACGGGCGGCCATCCAGGCGTGGTAGCTTTGGCCATCGGGGACGGTGGTGGCGTTGTCGCCGAGGAGGGTGGCGAGGGCGGTATTCGACAGCAGGCTGGGTGAGCCGCCTTGGCCGGTGATGGGCGCGGCATTGAGCATGGCCTGGGTGATGGTGGGCTCGGGGCGGCGGACGCGGAGGTAGTCGGCATCCACGACGAGGTCGGGATTGCCGCCGGTGACGACGGTGCGGTTGTGGTGGAATTCGTTTTGGACGCTGACGGTATTCCAGTCGGTGTAGGTGGTGATGCCGAGCTGGACGGTGGCGGGCATGTCATTCCGGGTGAAGCGATTCTCGATGATCCAATTGCCATTGCCGTGGCGGCGGAGCAGCAGGAAGACGGGGCCGCGGCGGATGCACTGGAGGGTGACGAGGTCGGTATTCGCGGGGATGCCGGTCTGGACGGCGTAGAGCGTGGAGACGCTGTTGATGGTGGTCTTGACCTCGCAGTACCAGGTATTCGCGACGTTGCCCCAGGCGGTGTCGGCATTGCCGAAGGAGAGGAAGATGTAGTTCTCGGTGCCGGGCTGCCAGGGGGTGGTGTAGTGGTTTGGCTGGCCTTGGGCGGGCGGTGGCCAGGGGAGCACGACATTCGGGCCGGGATCGGGCACGGGGGCGGCATTTGTTAGACCGCGCGGGGTGCGGATCATGATGCCGCCGAGGCTGTAGGCGGAGGCGGGGCGGCCGGGCAGGCCGTTGCGGCGGTTTGCCTGCATGCGGAGGGTCGCGACGAAGTCGCCGGTGACGGCCTTGTAGGCGTAGGCGCCGGTCCAATTCTGGAACCAACTGCTGCTGTAGGGCATGAGTCGCATGTGGCCATCGCGCGAGGAGTCGATGTCCCACGTCTGCAGCTTGGAAATGCCCCAGCCTTCGGCGGTTTCATTGCGCTGCCACTGGGAGAGGGTGGCGGGGTCGCTGAATTCGTCGGAGAGCGGTGTGAGGTCGTCGGGGGCCTGGTAGGTGATGGAGGCGATGTTAGAAGCGAAGTTCGGCAGGCTGTCGTCGAGGGCGATGGCGCGTGTGGCAGGGAGCTCGGCGGTGACGGGTCCGCTTTGTGCGAAGCCGGCGATGCGAAGGCGGTAGTGGCTGGAATCGAGGGTAGTCAGGTGGCTGGCGGTGGCGCCGGTGAGCTGGAAGTCAGCGGCGGTGAGGCCGCTGACGGCTTCGGAGAAGGCGACGTCGAACTCGGCGAAGGGTGCGGTGGAGGGGGATGGTTGCACGGCGGTGAGGGTGACCGTGGGATTCGCGGGGAGCGGGGCGCCATCGAGCTGGAGGAGGTAGTCGCGGAGGTTCGCGAGGTCGGTGGCGTTCAAGGCGAGCGCTGCGCGATGGACGGCGGCGGCGCGGCGCTCCGGGGTGATGACGGTGAGATCGTCGAAGCCGGAATCGGCGGCCGAGGTGGTGACGACGATGGTGTTGGTGGTGCCGGCTGTTAGAGAGACGTTTTCGATGCGGATGCGCTGCCAGTGGTCGCCCGGTTGGCCGACGCCGAAGGGCCGGGTGACGGCGACGACGTGTGGGGTGCCATTGACGGTGACGGTGATGTTGCCAGGTGGGCTCCAGAAGGGGGCGGTCCAGCGCAGCTCGAGGTCGCCGGGGCCGGTGGTGGTGCCTCCATCGACATTCGGGAAGGTCACGGTTTCCCCGCTGCCGAGGTAGACCATCTGGCCGTGCATCGAGCTGTCCTCATTCAGGCGCGGGTAGCCGGGTTCGCCGACGCCGGCGCCGAGCGTGGCGTCTTCCGCCTGATAGATGGTGCCACCGGCGACGCGGAAGACTTCATCGAGGGTCTTCGCGGAGCCATCGTGGAAATACGGGGCGCTGGCCCACAGGCCTAACAGCGTGGGTGTGTCGATGCCGGTGAGCGGGGTGTTCAGCCGTTGGCCGGAGCTGGTGCGGAGGGTGCCGACATCGCGCGAAATACTATCGGTATAGTGGTTGCCGGTGTGGCAGCTCGCGCAATTGAGCGAGGCGAAGACGGCGGCTCCGGCGACGGCACCCGGCGTTCGGGTGCCGTCCGGATTGCGGTGGGGGCTCCGCGGAAGGGTCTCCTGGCCGAGCGAGGTGACGTAGGCGGCGAGGGCATCGAGCTCCGCGCTGCGGCCGGCATTCGGCGCGCCGAGGGATGGGTTTGGCGTTTGGCCGGGCGGTAGCAGGCCGGTGCCGCCGAACTCGTTCATGACGTCGATCACGAAGTCCTGGATCTCGTCGAAGTTGCCAGACCAGTGGACATTGCCGTGGGCGGTGCCGCTGCGGCCGCGGAGGTCGGTGGTGTTGCGGAAGCCTTCGCCGCGGTTGGTGAAGTCCCAGGTCATGCCGTCGTGCTGGCCATCGACGTGGCAGCTCGCGCAGGAGATGTAGCCCTCGAGGCTCATGGTCGGCAGCGTGGACAAGCCGCTGGTATCGGCGGCCTGATAGAAGATGCGTTTCCCTAACAGGACGTCGGGAGCGAGCTTGTCGCTGTCGATGGTGGGGACGGCCACCCGGTCGGTTTCGCGGTGGCCGAAGGACAGGAAATCGCCGAGCCCGTGGACGGTCACGCTGCGGCCCATGAAGTCGGCGCTGAAGAGGCGGCTGGTCACGGGATCGAACGCGAGCCCCTGCGGCGCGAGGCCGGTGGGGAAGCGGCCCTTGGTGGTCTTGACCGCGAGGCTGCGCGGGGCGGTGCGGACGAGCAGGTCATCGAAGACGGCGATGTTGTTGTTGCCCTGGAGCGCGACGAAGAAGTAATCGCCGCGTGGCGTGAACTCGATCGCGGTGGGCGACTCGCTGTTGTCGATGTCGATCCGGTAGCTGTCGGGATTGCCGACGTTGGGCTCGTTGTTAGAGGTGAGGCTGACCCGGCCAACCATGGCGCGCACGGAGTTGTCGGGGTCGAGGGGATCGTTGGTGTCCTGGCCGAGATCGAAGTATGTGCCGCGATGGGTGTTCGACTTCACCGCGGTGTAGTGGGCGTATTGGCCATCCGGGGAGATCGCGATGCCGCCGACGTAGTTTGGCACGCCGCGGCCCGAGGACGAGCCGTCGCGGCCGCGGTCGCGGTGGAGGGGGATGGTGCGGGTGAGTGACATGGTGGCGGCATTCACGTCGTAGATCTGGCCGAATTCCTCGCCGGAGATGAATCGTGTAACGAGCACCCGCGAGCCATCGGCGGTGATGGCGATGGCGCGCGGGGTGGGGCCGAGATTAAGGCTGCCAGTCTGGGCGCGGGTGGCGGTGCTGTAGCGCCGCAGTTGGCCGCGGCTTTCCAGTGAGACGAAGGCGGTGGTGCCATTCGGTGAGATGGCCACGCCCATCGGCGCGCTGCCATGGCCGAGGTCGATGCTCTCTAACAACGCGCCCGCGCCGCTGAGCACGATCAGGCGGTCGGCATCGCGGCAGGTGATCCACGCATTGCCCGAGGTATCGATGGCCACGCCGCGTGGGTCGATGCTGCCGGGGAGCGAGAGCAGGGTATTCAGGCTGATTTCGGAGAGCCGCGCGCGGGTATCGGCATCGAGGATGCTGATAGAATCGTTATCCGGATTCACTACCCACACGCGGCGATTGGCGGCATCGAGCGCGATGGGGGAGGACTTCGTCGGGCTGATTGCGGGTGGGGCGGGTGCCACGGTGACGGTGGCGGTTTGCGACACGCTCGATAGCGGCGTGCCGGTCCGCACGTCGCGCACCTGGACCTTCACGCCGTAGTGTCCGGCGGTGGCGTAGGTGTGACTGGCGGTGGCGAGGGGGCTCCAGTCGCGCACGGCATTCGCCTCGCCGAAGCTGAAGCGGTATTCCAGCGTGTCGCTGTCGCCATCGGTGGCTGCGGCGGTCAGCATGACCTCGCTGCCGGGTGTGGTCGGCGAGGGGGCGGCGGCGAAGGCCGAGATGACCGGTGAGGCATTGCCGCCGGCCACGCTGGCACCGGTCGAGAAGGTGAAGGAGTAGGGAAGGATGCCATTGCCCGCGACGTCCTTGATCCCGCCGGCGACGATCTCGACTTCGTAGGTGGTGTCTTCCTGGAGATACGCGGTCGGCGTGATGGTGAGCACGTCGTCGTAGGAAAAACTCACCGTGGCCGCGACCGGTGCGCCGCCGACCGGGCGCAGGATGACGCTCTGGCCATTGACGATGGTGTAGCTCTCGAGGTTCTCGTGGA from Luteolibacter arcticus encodes the following:
- a CDS encoding Ig-like domain-containing protein — encoded protein: MDLLRSLLAITFTLPLAAQVPAVNPAFPNNLTGTPGTLLYRQINLGRVTNIAYHNQQIYTHEVGAANPRRWRFTDINDPATLTIQATGWQNVGNFSDHGTHGHYKVGDWLGGQWAANIRRQTEGVNIIQDLPGFVSLGATHPADGITRMYYPWGLAFNWAEYNAVNGRAFIYRGNNNQPLADWPALAQHGVAGNSILLGNLLFITSDESNMGLLCYDISPVFDTPSQPPVLLDKLSGPIGAYIVAPWQNYLVFSRRDTNSVDIVDYSDPTNLQFVTSINVAGHPEWDRGNGLGYIQCQDRFVFADRHKIDMDTFQPVLEIDEIGNNRPPGSVAGQLDSSQHLMPMGNLLVSGGYSVSGADGVGVWIHDANPDRNPPYVGYHVPRPGQTNFPVGAPVSLLIHENLESYTIVNGQSVILRPVGGAPVAATVSFSYDDVLTITPTAYLQEDTTYEVEIVAGGIKDVAGNGILPYSFTFSTGASVAGGNASPVISAFAAAPSPTTPGSEVMLTAAATDGDSDTLEYRFSFGEANAVRDWSPLATASHTYATAGHYGVKVQVRDVRTGTPLSSVSQTATVTVAPAPPAISPTKSSPIALDAANRRVWVVNPDNDSISILDADTRARLSEISLNTLLSLPGSIDPRGVAIDTSGNAWITCRDADRLIVLSGAGALLESIDLGHGSAPMGVAISPNGTTAFVSLESRGQLRRYSTATRAQTGSLNLGPTPRAIAITADGSRVLVTRFISGEEFGQIYDVNAATMSLTRTIPLHRDRGRDGSSSGRGVPNYVGGIAISPDGQYAHYTAVKSNTHRGTYFDLGQDTNDPLDPDNSVRAMVGRVSLTSNNEPNVGNPDSYRIDIDNSESPTAIEFTPRGDYFFVALQGNNNIAVFDDLLVRTAPRSLAVKTTKGRFPTGLAPQGLAFDPVTSRLFSADFMGRSVTVHGLGDFLSFGHRETDRVAVPTIDSDKLAPDVLLGKRIFYQAADTSGLSTLPTMSLEGYISCASCHVDGQHDGMTWDFTNRGEGFRNTTDLRGRSGTAHGNVHWSGNFDEIQDFVIDVMNEFGGTGLLPPGQTPNPSLGAPNAGRSAELDALAAYVTSLGQETLPRSPHRNPDGTRTPGAVAGAAVFASLNCASCHTGNHYTDSISRDVGTLRTSSGQRLNTPLTGIDTPTLLGLWASAPYFHDGSAKTLDEVFRVAGGTIYQAEDATLGAGVGEPGYPRLNEDSSMHGQMVYLGSGETVTFPNVDGGTTTGPGDLELRWTAPFWSPPGNITVTVNGTPHVVAVTRPFGVGQPGDHWQRIRIENVSLTAGTTNTIVVTTSAADSGFDDLTVITPERRAAAVHRAALALNATDLANLRDYLLQLDGAPLPANPTVTLTAVQPSPSTAPFAEFDVAFSEAVSGLTAADFQLTGATASHLTTLDSSHYRLRIAGFAQSGPVTAELPATRAIALDDSLPNFASNIASITYQAPDDLTPLSDEFSDPATLSQWQRNETAEGWGISKLQTWDIDSSRDGHMRLMPYSSSWFQNWTGAYAYKAVTGDFVATLRMQANRRNGLPGRPASAYSLGGIMIRTPRGLTNAAPVPDPGPNVVLPWPPPAQGQPNHYTTPWQPGTENYIFLSFGNADTAWGNVANTWYCEVKTTINSVSTLYAVQTGIPANTDLVTLQCIRRGPVFLLLRRHGNGNWIIENRFTRNDMPATVQLGITTYTDWNTVSVQNEFHHNRTVVTGGNPDLVVDADYLRVRRPEPTITQAMLNAAPITGQGGSPSLLSNTALATLLGDNATTVPDGQSYHAWMAARFSAPQLADPTISGDQADADGDGLPNLIDYLTDGDPLTPAPASPGLQFTRTPAGETQLALTRNPHARGYRLIVEAADELTTWQTLAESANGAPPTGPGFTSESTGLITITDPDDAEPTRFYRARAEPIAP